A stretch of DNA from Mugil cephalus isolate CIBA_MC_2020 chromosome 12, CIBA_Mcephalus_1.1, whole genome shotgun sequence:
TGACAAATAGCCACATAACGGTCGACTGATATGAGGACTACTTGTCCTACTGAAACGCAGATAATGGTCGAGGagagtaaacaataaaaaacacatatggTATCTCCAAATACCCAGCAAGCTGTTTTCCTAAAGATTTCTACCGGCATCAAGAGCAGGCCCACAAGAAAGTCTGAcacagccagagagaggaggaggatgttagTGGGTGTGTGAAGCTGCCtggaaggagacagaaaagcatTAATTACACATAAGTCAcgtcaaaatgtcttcagtttaaGTTATTACGCTGTGCTTTAGTTTAGGGAACTGAAACAATCTTAACTTTAAAGGCACCAAGTAATATTGTTCGCAGGTAAAGTGTGTCAAATTAATCCATCCACTCCAACATTAACAGATAATGCACATCCTATGTATCAAGTAAACTCTAGGTTTCGTTGAGGAGCGAATCTCTGCCTGAAGTGGGAGACTGAGATGATGACCAGCAAGTTGAGAACCACCGTGATCACAGAGATGGACGATAGCAGAATGTTCAGGAGCACAGCTTCAGACCAGTGAAGTGTGGGCTTCCTGCAGGATGTGTTGAGGAGATGTGGAAAACAGAGCTCCACTTGGTCCTGGATCTCCATCATCAGACAGCTACAGTACCAGCAGCTCTCTGACCAACTCTTCGTCATATAGCTGCTTTATCTAGTTCTACATCCCTCCCCTCGTTTTAGTCTCTGTAGAATTATGTCCATCCTCTTTCTCTCTACACAAGTCATGCTTCCTTTGTGCCCTGCCCATTTGTCTGTCATAAGTTAAAGTTAGATGGAACTGTCTGCGAAGCTGGCCTATAAAGTAGAGaaagtgttggcccccttcctgatttcttgtgttttttgcatACTTGTCAAACTTAATGTTTAAGATCATcagataaatttaaatattagtcaacgattctacaagaaaaaaacacaaaatcaaattttTAAATTAGGGTTTTCATCAGtaagagaaaacaaatccatGACAATGTGTGAAAAAAGTGATTGCTttctaaacctaataactggttggacCACCctgagcagcaacaactgccATCAAGCCGTAACTTGCAATGGATCATTCACAGTGCTGTGGAGAAATTTTGGTCCACTCATCTTTgaagaattgttgtaattcagtcacactggagatttttccagcatgaaccacctttttaaggtaatgccacagcatctcaataggattcaggtcaggacttggACTAGATCACTCCAAAGCAATGTTCCCTCTAAGCTGCGCGCTTGCGCAATCGCGCACTGCTTGCACATTCTCAGCGCACAAGAAAATCTATGCagcgcataaaataaaattcaacatgaacgtattaattaatatctaatattagaCCTAATCTGATCTAATTAATTAGACCAACAATATTGTTTTCTGTACCATTTTGCAACGTAActcagtgagtgacaggtgtccaTTCAATGGTACGATACAGTTCACTTACGCTACGCAGCCAATCATAGCCTTgaccagacctgggcattttacggccctttgggcattcccgtccggCCCGCGGTCTgtcagtcatgagcacagatgaactgtgcatgcaatacgactgtgttgcttttattttgagccatgatgtgttatttacgtcatggcactgttagttcgtcaacaacaaaaaaagtaagattgaaacagcttattgaatctattaaccctcaaaagcctgaacggatcgctggcatccgtcaaagcggccgattttaAATTaacgtaagtcacagtggtttgcgctattgacagtattcattgtgagtgaacactggttagttgtgcttttgcctggaagaccttcgtgacatctcaagagcataactaactttgtttttaccaacaaattcctccaaacaagtctctcttgctggggctccgtgatcgttgctctccaacctgcagccgacagcagcggtgcgtcatcattaccgtaacggcagcattttttttttctagaaagcgcaacttgaatattatccatcggggattacggtaattcaaatacagcaaacttTTGTCTGTGGGCAGAcgaacattcaggtcttaaagggtcaaacatttattgagctttatTGAGATACGGAAAATAATCATGTATCATCCTTGGTCCAccaaagttttccaaagaggacaaagtttccaacattccaatgtgtatatccaaaactacacagtgattttgtttcattttcctcttcaacctacaccaaaactctacttacagaatattcttatgtttctgattaccagtagcagcttatcaacatatataatttactgctttttacagtgggagaaaattaatattgaacAGAATAAcattcaagttatcgtttggtttggcctccaacacagttcaggtttttcatgtggcccctgtagaaattaattgcccagccctgaaatagaagaacaagcagtgaaactgggtgagattttttctttttcgagtGAGAAAGGTCTACTCTGTAAATGTTGCTCACAGTGGTCCTCGGTGTGCTCAGGGAGCTTGTGTGTATGcccagacacatgaaaaattagaggGAACATTGCTCCAAagtcctcattttctttttcttcagccattcagaggtgaaCTTGCTGGTTGAGCTGTAGCAAGTTATCTGCCATCCATGACTGGATATCTCAAATGCAGTTATAAGGGGTATTAATTggccctgtgtcatcaggagacatggcgATGTACAGTTCTGTTTCATCTGCATAACTATGGAAGCTGATGCCGTGCCTCCTGATGATGTCCCAAAGTGGAAGCatataaagattaaaaagtGTTGGACCTAAAATTGACCCTTGGGGCACGCCACACTTAATTTTATGTGTTCTGGAGGAACATGTTTCCatacttaaaaagaaaagtcgATCTGTGAGACAAGAACtaaaccagttaaaaacagtaACAGAGATGTGGACCAGGTCACGGAgctttaataaaatgttatggCCAACTGTGACAAAGGCAACACCAAGATCCAGTAAGTTTAATAGGACTATCTCCGTACTGTGATTCATCCTAAAACCAGTCTGAAGTTTTTCTAATCAAGAAATACTTAAGTtgatttaaaaacttttttttcgtTTCTTAATTACTCATCTTCAGAAAGGGCTTCACCACCGTTGCTTTGAAGACAGTGGGGAAGACACCCATCTGAAGAGAgcaatttacaatatttaaaatctgttctCCAAAGAATTCATGAAATAATCTTCTTTCTTAATTGGAAATTACATCTGAAAGGCAGGTTGTTGGGTTTGCTTAGGATAAAACTCGCCCCAGGGTCCCTGCATCAACCAGGGTTAAgctctcttttatttcctcaagTGAAAACAATGGTTCAGGTGTgttaaaattaatattctgGAGAGTAAAAGACTGGATCTGATATTATCAATTTTACTTCTGAAGCGGTCTGCAACGTCTTCCCAGATAATCCCTGTTGGCACGGGGAGTTTATTAAATTTGGATTGGGTTAAAATATGGATTGTGGataaaagaaatctggggttgtttgTTGGCCTTAATGAGTTTGAAAAGTGTGATAATCTGGCCACTCTAGAAGTTAGGTAGCTTTTCCTCACtcacaggaggaggatgttagTGGGTGTGTGAAGTTGCCTGGAAGGAGACGGGAAAACGTCAGCTACACATTAAtcatgtcaaaatgtcttcagtttaaGCTATTATGCTGTGATTTAATTTAGGAAATTGAAACAGTCATGAAATTAATGCACCAAGAAATACTGTTTGCTGGTAAAGTGTTTCGAATTAATTCATCCACTCCAACATTAATGGATTTGTCTTCTATCAAGCGTTCCAGGACTTACTTTCAGATTGTCtgcatgtctttgttttttggacttagaatgtttatattttattttatttttttattttttgggggggattcTGTGTCTCTAGCCCCTTTCTGCCCTGTCTGCCTTTTCTCCCTGAATTCCGTGTACCAAGTAAGAAATGTTCACAGTTTCACTGGGTGTACATGATTTTGGCATGTCCCACAGACTGCACTGTTAACTACAGTGTGCGTAATAAGTGattaagtaataataaattacattttttattgttcacAACAAGTTATTTCACAAAACTAGTAATTTTGAACATGTACAGCACTGTGCAAAAGTTCtatgcaggtgtgtgtgtgggggtgtgctgtaaactaagaatgttttcagaaatataaataatgaagaaaCCTCTGATGTTGTTAGTGACATTACTACCAATGTCTTTCTTCCATGGAGGCTGAAACAGTGAAACGTTTCAAAGTACTGTAGTACTGTAGTATGTAGTTGGATGTTGTCAAGCCTGTTGGATGTTGTCCACTCTGTCATATTCAAATATCAATCAATATAAAAACCTTGCATAAAttcaaaatatattataataataattaggggtgtaacgattcatccactcaCTACATTTTCCTACAATCCAACTGCAGCACTCTGTGCTTGGCAAGTTGGCCTTCCggacgacatacatcgatctaatataGTTTTTAAAGGTAATCAGTCAATTGTGTCCATATTAGGAAATTACAAATTGGATTTAAGCACATCAGACtttatgttgatgtgtttttttctttagcacTTTTAATGATAAAGGCGTTAAACGTTACCCGATTCAGTCTGACTAAGAAGTAGCAGTGGCAGTCCCGActtcccccaccaccaccttcacGTCTCCTTGACTCCGCCTTCACGTCTCCTAGTGAGGCAGGAATAGACCTTGGTGCAGCGCACATAGTGCCATTGCTCAGGTTTTGTGGTTTGGCGAATGCACTGAATTCTATTATAAACGTAGATATAGAATTGTCTGGATTCATTATAGATATAGCCATGGACCACTTTGCTATCAGTATAGAACTTTGTGGAATCCAGCTTCAAATCcaattcatcatcatcaaatcaaatcaaatcaaactttatttatagagcacctttcatgcatagacatgcaacacaaagtgctgcacaaagggctgcaggctggtttttgtgaagtgtcttgagacaatttgtattgttattggcacgatataaataaaattgaattgaattgaataagcCGATTCCTATTccctacttctttttttcttttgcccgtcactgctt
This window harbors:
- the LOC125018174 gene encoding trace amine-associated receptor 13c-like, which translates into the protein MMEIQDQVELCFPHLLNTSCRKPTLHWSEAVLLNILLSSISVITVVLNLLVIISVSHFRQLHTPTNILLLSLAVSDFLVGLLLMPVEIFRKTACWVFGDTICVFYCLLSSTIICVSVGQVVLISVDRYVAICHPLHYLTRVTVSRIRLSVCLCWLCCALYSSYYVKDVLTQPGKSKSCYGECVLTVDNITASVDAVLNFSITVAGIIVLYLRVFVVAVSQARAMRSLVTAVTVQILKPGSREVNILERDC